CAATCTCTCAGACCTCAAAAATATTATATCCATCCATCTCGACGGGAACAAACTCACCGGTTCAATCCCGGAGTCTTTTGGGAAATTTACTGGTACTGTACTTGATCTTTACTTGGGTCGCAATAAACTCACTGGTCGGGTTCCAAAATTTTTAGGAGCTCTGAATGGCGCGATTGACTTGTCAAGGAACAAACTTATAGGGGATGCATCCTTTCTAATCAATCCCAACCATAGTTTTATCGATTTGTCGAAGAACGAGTTCGAGTTTGATCTATCAAAGGTTAAGTTTCCAAAGGATTTAAATATATTCGATATATCACATAAcaaaatatttggtggaatccctGATGAGATTAAGAACTTGGAAAGTTTGTACACGTTGAAGGTAGGTTACAACAGGTTATGTGGTAAGATACCAACCGGAGGAATCATGAAGCGTTTCAAAAGCACTTCATTTTTTCATAATAAGTGCCTGTGCGGGACGCCATTGACGATCAGTTGTAAGAAAAACTGATGGAGTAACATTATGAAGCCTTCTGAGTTCTCATCTATCTCTTTTTTATGGACTATTAGTCTGGTACTGTATGAATGCTGTCAGAAATCTACCACTTAAAGCAGTTTTACAATGCGGAGTTTATATCTAGTCGCAATTTCCATTATTTGTTAAAACTTCCTAAAACCAGACTACTTTAACAACCTTACTTAACTAAGGTTCTACGACAGTCCAGGATATATAAATATCTAGCCAAGCAAGCACTAAGAATGATCATGGATTTCACACAGTTAATTTTGATATATAAACAAAATCTGGTACATATTTCAAATGTAATTGTTTCCTTTTGGACCAGTTCAGTCCATCTAGCACCATTAATGTTATAACCTTATTCCACGTGACCTAACTCAGATTTAGATCAGAGTAAAGTTGATTTTCGTTTAGGCGAGTAATACATTGTCACCTTCCTTCGATAGAAACCTGGTTTTGTAGACATGGTTCCTTCAGTTTCTGGAAATGAAAGCATAGTTCCTCCAGGACCCGTCGTATGGAGGAACTATATGGATGTTAATCCAACGACAGTTACTTATCAACTGGTTTATCACTTCCAATGctattttgtttttattgataTCTGAATAGGTAGAAGATCAGCCATTACAATGGTTAATACCCCTAACTGGATTCCATTAAATAATATCTCTGATTCAGAAGGGAAGAACTTGCATCAGTATCTCAATTTCAATTCAAACACGGGTTTGATTCAAACTCCATGTTATGAGAAAGATATATCATccgaaaataggaaaaaaaacagTCTTTGTCTAAATGCATTGAGAAATGGCAGATGTATAGAACCCTTCAACGAGATAGTGCTTtttccaaatctctcaaaatggAATCTGTTACAAACATATATGCCATGGTTCCTTACTTCGGCAGGGTGCAAATATCTAAATTTCACCCTTTTAGATACTTTTTCAGTGCCGATACTAAGTAGCAGTCAAAAACCATACTATTACGCCTTAATTTCTAAGTCATTGAGCACTTTTCTGCTCACTCGTAAGATTCTGAACCCCCACAAGGAAGGTCTGAAAGAACTCATATGTCCTACATGTGAGGGAGGAACTGACTCTCACAAGCAAGGTTGTTGACTTACTCGCTTGCTTATGTATAATACTAGGGTTAcggcatgatagacacatttttgtgtccgaattgtcctagtgtctctattgttagtgcttgattttgtatttattatggtgtttttatgtttgtgtaggcgtttttggagaaatacacttgtgtggaaaaatttgctcgaaaagtgctatttggactcccgaagaaaagtactaaagacaccttcactttggataagggcacccccaggcaccccagctgttaaaggcgcccacgtTTTGGTTAAGACGCaccttcatccccttcgtttgaaactgaatattggcgggaaaatagtcgcAGTTactggcagaattttcgatcgaatttcggacgtgatttagtgagattcaatccctgaaacttagcgggtagacgtgatatgtcataacaaagctggtatgggtgtttgtttcgatcgatttggctggataactcgcaagaagaaaacagggcaagccACATATGGGAAAGATACTCGGAATTTTTGTGTCATGTTGA
This is a stretch of genomic DNA from Papaver somniferum cultivar HN1 chromosome 1, ASM357369v1, whole genome shotgun sequence. It encodes these proteins:
- the LOC113317946 gene encoding polygalacturonase inhibitor-like — its product is MRIQHQFLLYHSLFLLFLTATTLVSPSHGDLGKCHPSDFKALMKMKNYITMSDVYSSWFQNTDCCNWIGIQCDSKTNRIGGIHLFIGDIDGQIPPSVGDLSHLTALTLNHFKNVTGPIPQSITKLKHLEVLDLGDMSLSGPVPHFLNQLTLLTRLDLSKNQFSGSIPPNLSDLKNIISIHLDGNKLTGSIPESFGKFTGTVLDLYLGRNKLTGRVPKFLGALNGAIDLSRNKLIGDASFLINPNHSFIDLSKNEFEFDLSKVKFPKDLNIFDISHNKIFGGIPDEIKNLESLYTLKVGYNRLCGKIPTGGIMKRFKSTSFFHNKCLCGTPLTISCKKN